A stretch of the Epinephelus fuscoguttatus linkage group LG2, E.fuscoguttatus.final_Chr_v1 genome encodes the following:
- the bcl2l10 gene encoding bcl-2-like protein 10, whose product MCREQSDIAGRKMSCGLWKETLALAEDYLSLCCTSPQPAPPPPSESAAAMRRLAQDMETQHQARFHSLAQTFLRQCGPDPCSSLRKVMEELVGDGHLNWGRVVSLFTFSGVLARQLLEQKGVKPGLDPRQGQELGQEPGNCRGLAETIADYLGEEKKDWMLENEGWEGFCKFSRSAREVNQDSSMKTALFAAAGVGLAGLTFLLVR is encoded by the exons ATGTGCAGAGAGCAGTCTGATATCGCTGGGAGG aAAATGTCGTGCGGGCTGTGGAAAGAGACCCTGGCTCTGGCAGAGGACTACCTGTCCCTGTGCTGCACAAGCCCACAGCCagcacctccacctcccagCGAGTCAGCTGCTGCCATGAGGCGCCTGGCGCAGGACATGGAGACGCAGCACCAGGCTCGCTTCCACTCCCTCGCCCAGACCTTCCTGAGGCAGTGCGGGCCGGACCCCTGCTCCAGCCTCAGGAAGGTGATGGAGGAGCTGGTGGGAGATGGACACTTGAACTGGGGGAGGGTTGTTTCCCTTTTCACCTTTAGCGGGGTGCTGGCCAGACAGCTGCTGGAGCAGAAGGGCGTGAAGCCTGGGCTGGACCCTAGGCAGGGGCAGGAACTGGGACAGGAGCCTGGAAACTGCAGGGGACTGGCAGAGACCATAGCTGATTACctgggagaggagaagaaagactGGATGCTGGAGAATGAAGGATGG GAGGGGTTCTGTAAGTTCTCCCGCAGTGCCAGAGAGGTGAATCAGGACTCATCCATGAAGACAGcgctgtttgctgctgctggcgTTGGCCTCGCTGGACTCACCTTTCTCCTGGTGCGCTAG